The following are from one region of the Sorghum bicolor cultivar BTx623 chromosome 2, Sorghum_bicolor_NCBIv3, whole genome shotgun sequence genome:
- the LOC110432327 gene encoding S-locus-specific glycoprotein S13-like, whose protein sequence is MAFMSSISLYIAALLLFAALCTSDDRLVPDKPLLPGTTIISDGGEFAFGFFAPSNSTPEKLYLGIWYNNIPRFTVVWVANRATPAISSSTPSLVLTNNSNLVLSDANGRVLWTTNTTTAPRSNSTTGLVLMNTGNLVLRSPSGKILWQSFDHPTDTLLPGMKIWRSHKTDEGNRLVSWKDPEDPSTGTFSFGVETDLFVQPFIWNGSRPLWRSSVWTGYTISSQVYQLNTSSLMYLAYVDTVDEISIVFTMSEGAPPMRAVMSYSGRMELLGWNRNLSDDWTVHITWPDSSECSRYAYCGPSGYCDYTEATPACKCLDGFQPTDEGEWSSGKFSQGCRRKDPLRCSDGFLAMPGMKVPDKFVRIRKRTLVECVAECSSNCSCLAYAYANLNSSESNADVTRCLVWIGDQLVDTQKIGMMSSYFFNTAGAEAEETLYLRVANMSGTISYEENF, encoded by the coding sequence ATGGCATTCATGAGTTCCATTTCGCTCTACATTGCAGCTCTCCTCCTATTCGCAGCCTTGTGCACTTCGGATGACCGTCTTGTCCCTGACAAGCCGCTGTTGCCCGGCACCACCATCATATCTGATGGTGGTGAATTCGCCTTTGGCTTCTTCGCCCCATCCAATTCCACTCCAGAGAAGCTCTACCTTGGCATATGGTACAACAACATCCCCCGGTTCACTGTGGTGTGGGTTGCAAACCGGGCAACTCCggccatctcctcctcaactCCTTCGCTTGTTCTGACCAACAATTCTAACCTTGTCTTGTCCGATGCCAACGGCCGTGTTCTGTGGACAACCAACACGACCACTGCTCCGAGGTCGAATAGTACTACTGGATTGGTGCTTATGAACACAGGCAATCTCGTCCTACGGTCACCAAGCGGCAAGATTTTATGGCAGAGCTTTGACCACCCAACTGACACGCTACTCCCTGGCATGAAGATATGGAGGAGCCACAAGACGGATGAAGGAAACCGGCTTGTTTCTTGGAAGGACCCCGAAGACCCCTCGACGGGTACCTTCTCTTTCGGTGTGGAGACAGACTTGTTCGTGCAACCCTTCATCTGGAATGGCTCCCGTCCGCTCTGGCGCAGTTCTGTATGGACAGGCTACACGATCTCCAGTCAAGTCTACCAGCTGAACACCAGCAGTTTGATGTACCTAGCATATGTTGACACTGTCGATGAGATTTCCATCGTCTTCACCATGTCCGAAGGTGCCCCACCTATGCGGGCTGTGATGAGCTACTCAGGCAGGATGGAACTACTTGGTTGGAATAGGAATTTATCAGATGATTGGACAGTGCACATAACATGGCCGGACAGTAGTGAGTGTAGCAGGTATGCCTACTGTGGACCCTCTGGTTACTGTGACTACACAGAGGCAACCCCAGCTTGCAAGTGCCTTGATGGGTTTCAGCCTACGGACGAGGGAGAATGGAGCAGCGGCAAGTTCTCACAAGGTTGCCGGCGAAAGGACCCACTACGCTGCAGTGATGGCTTCTTGGCGATGCCGGGCATGAAGGTACCTGACAAGTTTGTTCGCATCAGGAAAAGGACCCTTGTGGAGTGTGTGGCAGAGTGCAGCAGCAATTGCTCTTGTCTGGCATATGCATATGCAAACTTGAACAGCAGTGAGTCCAACGCTGATGTGACAAGGTGCCTGGTGTGGATTGGAGATCAGTTAGTTGACACGCAGAAGATAGGTATGATGTCAAGTTATTTCTTTAACACTGCTGGTGCTGAAGCTGAAGAGACGCTGTATCTCCGGGTGGCAAATATGTCAGGTACCATTTCATATGAGGAGAATTTCTAA